GTCAAAGCAGATGCAGGACCCACGATGAAGACAGCTGGCATCAGCACCCTGGCCGCTGGCACAGCTGTGCAGGCAGGCCCTTTGCAGGTAGATGGCCAAGGCAAGAGGGAGACCCAGAGGGGGCTACACATGTATATGTCCACCTGGTGACCCGGCAACATGCATCTGACCCTACAGACCCTGGTGAGTGGTGGGACCATCCTGGCCACGGTACCACTGGTTGTGGACACAGACAAACTGCCCATCCACCGACTGGCAGCCGGcagcaaggccctgggctcaactCAGAGCCGTGGTGAGAAGCGCACAGCCCACAATGCCATTGAGAAGCGCTACCGTTCCTCTATCAATGACAAGATTGTGGAGCTGAAGGACCTGGTGGTGGGCACGGAGGCAAAGGTATGACCAGAGGCCTGTAAGACGCAGGCCAGGGTGAGCAGGAAAGAGGAGGGCATGTCAGCAGGAAGTAGGCGTAGGCCAGACCTGCTCACACAGTCTTATGCGTCGACTTGTCTGGGTCTGGGCATTTTCCTGGTTAGATTTTATCAAGGGCATCCTGAATAAAGAAAGGGCTGTTCAGAgctagagagagatggctcaggagttaagagcactgactgctcttccagaggactcgggttcaattcccaacatccacgtggttgtttacaactgtctgtaactatggttccaggggatctgacaccttcacacaaatgcacataaaataaaattaaattaatgttaaaaaaaggGAGGGACTGTTGTGGGCATTGATGGTGTCATGGTGATGAAGTACAAAAATTCTGTCCTGGAGGAACCGATACCCTAGCGGGAGTGGTGGAGACTGAATAGGATAAAGAAGGGGTCCGTGTGCCAACGGCTCCCATGTGCAGGGAAGCAGATGGGAATCAGGTGTGCAGGACGGTCTTGCCGTGAAGGGCTGCAGGAAGTCAGCTGAGCGGGGGACAGGACAGTGACAGTGCTGGCGGCACTGCTCTGTGggttccacatggcagctcctcTGCCCTCAGGAGTAGGCACTGTTAGGAGACACCAGCACAGGAACGTTCTAGGCAGAAGGAGAAGTGCTGAGGTCCTGGGCAGCCGTGATGCCAAGCAGCTCTGCCCACTTCTGCACCTGTAGCCAAGTCTGCCTGGCTGGCtgagccctccccctccctctccttgcaGCTGAATAAATCTGCCGTCTTGCGCAAGGCCATCGACTACATCCGCTTCTTACAGCAGAGCAACCAGAAGCTCAAGCAGGAGAACCTGACCCTGCGAAGTGCTGCCCACAGAAGCCGTGAgtcccagcctccctccctcctcaggttCTTTTCTGTGGCTCTCATAGGACACCATGACCGAGCCAATGTATAGAAGAGTTTATtgagcttacagtttcagagggcaaaGCCCTGACCACCATGACAGGGagcggcagcaggcaggcaggcatggcgctgagcagtagctgagagctcacaggcTGCAACAACCACTTGGTAGAAGGAGATTTGGTTGGGAATAGTGTGGAGTTTTGAAACTgaaaagtccacccccagtgacacacctcttccaacaaaggGTGCCTCCTAACTCCCCAAACACTTCCAGGAATGGGGGTCCAAGCTTTCATCATGATTCTGTGGGGGCCATTTCATTAAAGCCACCACACTGGTTCTGTCTTCCTATCCTTGCCCAGTCTTGCTCATGCCCCTCCTTTAACTCCTGGCCGGTCTGGTCATCAGCTGTACCCTACAGTGGCCTGGCCCCTGTTCTGACCATAACGGAACTGTCCACGTTTTGAGGCTTCGGCGTCCCCAGCCCTGTTCCTTCTGCCTGCAGAATCACTGAAGGACCTGGTGTCGGCTTGTGGCAGTGGAGGAAACACAGATGTGGCCATGGAGGGTGTGAAATCAGAAGTGGAGACGTTGACCCCTCCACCCTCAGATGCCGGCTCGCCCTCCCAGAGTAGCCCCTTGTCCTTTGGCAGCAGAGGTAGCAGCAGTGGTGGCAGCGACTCGGAGCCTGACAGCCCAGCCTTCGATGACAGCCAGGTTGGACTCGGTGGCATGggtttcttccctctcccagacACCCTGCAGTCTTTCCCGCTTTGAGCCCTTGTCCTTAGAGTTAGCTGGGCTTTGCCctcacctccctgcctcctgccaggTGAAAGCCCAGCAGCTGCACAGCCATGGTATGCTGGACCGCTCCCGCCTGGCCCTGTGTGCGCTGGTCTTCCTGTGTCTGACCTGCAACCCCTTGGCCTCGCTGTTTGGCTGGGGCATCCCCAGTccctctgctgctgctggtgcgCATCACAGTTCTGGGCGCAGCATGCTGGAGGCCGAGAGCAGAGGTCAGTCAGGCCAGCCTCATTGTTGGGACAGACCTTTGGGACTTTGGGCGTCCTAGGAGCTAGACCCTCAGACGTTCCCTTTGTCTATAGATGGCTCTAACTGGACCCAGTGGTTTCTGCCACCCCTAGTCTGGCTGGCCAATGGACTACTGGTGTTGGCCTGCTTGGCTCTTGTCTTTGTCTATGGGGAACCTGTGACCCGGCCCCACAGTGGCCCAGCTGTTCACTTTTGGAGACATCGCAAACAAGCTGACCTGGACTTGGCCCGGGTAAGAGATTGGCCCTGGAGGGGAATAGGATAGGCCCCCAGGCCCCCTAAGTGCCCCACCTACTCCCTTTATTTTGTCCTTACTTTGTTCTGCCCCACCCTCACCTTCAGAACTCCCTTGACTCCAGGGGCCCAGATAGGGAGATGCCCTGTTGCTACTTTTTTACTGAGACAACCCTTTCTCCAGGGAGACTTTGCCCAGGCtgctcagcagctgtggctgGCCCTGCAGGCCTTGGGACGGCCTCTGCCCACCTCAAACCTGGACCTGGCCTGCAGCCTACTTTGGAACCTCATCCGCCACCTGCTGCAGCGTCTCTGGGTGGGCCGCTGGCTGGCAGGCCAGGCTGGGGGCCTGTGGAGAGACTGTGGGCTGAGGATGGATGCTCGTGCCAGTGCCCGAGATGCAGCACTTGTCTACCATAAGCTGCATCAGCTGCATGCCATGGGTATGCTGGGTGGGAGCTGAGCTGGGGTCCTGCCCATGCAATCACTTGTCCTCATGCCATAGGTATGCTGGGTCCTACCCACCCCATCACCTCCTGTCCTTACTCTTGCCTGTTTGCAGGGAAATACACAGGAGGGCACCTTGCTGCTTCTAACCTGGCACTGAGTGCCCTGAACTTGGCCGAATGTGCAGGAGATGCTGTATCCATGGCAACACTGGCAGAGATCTATGTGGCTGCTGCCCTGAGGGTCAAGACCAGTCTCCCAAGAGCTTTGCACTTTTTGACAGTAAGTAGGCTTGGGGGACAGGGCTGAGGGCTTGTCTTAGCCTCTCACCTGTCCCTTCCAGGGCAAGGGACTGACCCAGATGTATCAGTGGTTAGCAGGTGGGGGGCTGGGTTTGAGCTTGGAGCCAGTGTCACAGTCCTGTTCCTTTCCCCACAGCGTTTCTTCCTGAGTAGTGCTCGCCAGGCCTGCCTGGCACAGAGTGGTTCAGTGCCTCTTGCCATGCAGTGGCTCTGCCACCCTGTAGGCCACCGTTTCTTCGTGGATGGGGACTGGGCTGTGCATGGTGCCCCACAGGAGAGCCTGTACAGCGTGGCTGGGAACCCAGGTGCTCTCTCATTCCATTCTTACGCCTGCTCCTGCCTCACCCGGCATTGTCCCCTCATCTCTGAATGCGGCTGGAGCTGTGGGAAGGCTTGCTGGGCTTCAGAAGCAGGAAGCATCATGGGGCTGTGGGCAGTGGGTGGACTTGAGAGGTGACTCTCAGGAAGAGTGCTGAGGAGGGTCAGGGCCAGTGGGTATGTGATTCAGTAGACCTCCTTTCCAGTGTGGGACCCTGGCACAGCCGGCCCACTTTCCTTCCAAGGGCAGAGGCTGGGTACCCAGGCTTCGGAGGGCAAGGACTAAGTACTTACCTGTCGATGTCTACATGTCGTTTAGGACTTGGAACTAGGAAGTGCTCTGGGTTGGGGCCCCCGCCGATGTGGGAAGGGAACTATGGAGAGGATATCTAACCTCTGCTCCATTGGCCCCCACCCACAGTCGATCCCCTGGCTCAGGTGACCCGGCTATTCTGCGAACATCTCCTGGAGCGAGCACTGAGCTGTGTCGCACAGCCCAGCCCAGGAGCAGCTGATGGAGACAGGTGAGCTTTCTGTACTACTCTCAAGCAAGACCTCCAGCAGGGAGTTTGGGCAAGCCTCGTCCAGGCTGTTAGGTAGCCTGACTGTGTGTGTCCTCAGAGCCTCTCTagctctttctttgctctgtgaGCCGTGACAGGGTCAGACTATGCTCTAATGGGCAGTTAGGGGAAGCCAGTGTCATTCAGAACCCTGAACTGCTGCTATCTGTCCTGACGGCTCTCTCCTGCCTCAGGGAGTTTTCAGACGCACTTGGATACCTGCAGTTGCTGAACAGCTGTTCTGATGCTGTCGGGGCTCCTGCCTGCAGCTTTTCTGTCAGCTCCAGCATGGCTTCTACCACTGGTGAGTTCCAGCCCCATCCTGATTCCTGCCAGGCCCAATGCAGTGTGGCTGAGGGTCAGGCACCTTTCCCTCTTGTGTAGGCACAGACCCAGTGGCCAAATGGTGGGCCTCCCTGACAGCAGTGGTGATCCACTGGCTGCGGCGGGATGAAGAGGCAGCTGAGCGCCTGTACCCACTAGTGGAGCACATGCCGCAAGTGCTGCAGGAGACTGAGTGAGTGCCCTGCCAGGTCCTCCTCACCCAGTTTTGGGCTCTCAGTACTttgcttaaatatatatatatatatatatatatatatatatatatatatatatatatatatatggggcgGACAGTGTACTCTCTGCCCCAGAGACTAGAACCAGGGTGGAAGGGCTCAGAGAGGGGCTGTAGCCTGGGTTAACCTACCATGTGTTTCTGCTCTGGCCCCAATAGGAGACCCCTGCCCAGGGCAGCTCTGTACTCCTTC
The Microtus pennsylvanicus isolate mMicPen1 chromosome 11, mMicPen1.hap1, whole genome shotgun sequence genome window above contains:
- the Srebf1 gene encoding sterol regulatory element-binding protein 1 isoform X2, with product MDCTFEDMLQLINNQDTDFPGLFDAPYAGGGAGDTEPTSPRASSPESLSSASLGSSLEAFLGEPKVTPASLSSLPSATTDLKIYPSVPPFSPGPGIKEEPVPLTILQPPAAQPSPGTLLPPSFPPPALQLSPAPVLGYSSLPSGFSGTLPGNTQQPPSSLSLASAPGVSPVSLHTQVQSSASQQPLPASTAPRTTTVTSQIQQVPVVLQPHFIKADSLLLTAVKADAGPTMKTAGISTLAAGTAVQAGPLQTLVSGGTILATVPLVVDTDKLPIHRLAAGSKALGSTQSRGEKRTAHNAIEKRYRSSINDKIVELKDLVVGTEAKLNKSAVLRKAIDYIRFLQQSNQKLKQENLTLRSAAHRSQSLKDLVSACGSGGNTDVAMEGVKSEVETLTPPPSDAGSPSQSSPLSFGSRGSSSGGSDSEPDSPAFDDSQVKAQQLHSHGMLDRSRLALCALVFLCLTCNPLASLFGWGIPSPSAAAGAHHSSGRSMLEAESRDGSNWTQWFLPPLVWLANGLLVLACLALVFVYGEPVTRPHSGPAVHFWRHRKQADLDLARGDFAQAAQQLWLALQALGRPLPTSNLDLACSLLWNLIRHLLQRLWVGRWLAGQAGGLWRDCGLRMDARASARDAALVYHKLHQLHAMGKYTGGHLAASNLALSALNLAECAGDAVSMATLAEIYVAAALRVKTSLPRALHFLTRFFLSSARQACLAQSGSVPLAMQWLCHPVGHRFFVDGDWAVHGAPQESLYSVAGNPVDPLAQVTRLFCEHLLERALSCVAQPSPGAADGDREFSDALGYLQLLNSCSDAVGAPACSFSVSSSMASTTGTDPVAKWWASLTAVVIHWLRRDEEAAERLYPLVEHMPQVLQETERPLPRAALYSFKAARALLDHRKVESGPASLAICEKASGYLRDSLATTPSGSSIDKAMQLLLCDLLLVARTSLWQRQQSPASAQVAHSASNGPQASALELRGFQQDLSSLRRLAQSFRPAMRRVFLHEATARLMAGASPARTHQLLDRSLRRRAGSSGKGGAAAELEPRPTWREHTEALLLASCYLPPAFLSAPGQRVSMLAEAARTVEKLGDHRLLLDCQQMLLRLGGGTTVTSS
- the Srebf1 gene encoding sterol regulatory element-binding protein 1 isoform X1: MDELPFGEAALEQALAEPCELDAALLTDIEDMLQLINNQDTDFPGLFDAPYAGGGAGDTEPTSPRASSPESLSSASLGSSLEAFLGEPKVTPASLSSLPSATTDLKIYPSVPPFSPGPGIKEEPVPLTILQPPAAQPSPGTLLPPSFPPPALQLSPAPVLGYSSLPSGFSGTLPGNTQQPPSSLSLASAPGVSPVSLHTQVQSSASQQPLPASTAPRTTTVTSQIQQVPVVLQPHFIKADSLLLTAVKADAGPTMKTAGISTLAAGTAVQAGPLQTLVSGGTILATVPLVVDTDKLPIHRLAAGSKALGSTQSRGEKRTAHNAIEKRYRSSINDKIVELKDLVVGTEAKLNKSAVLRKAIDYIRFLQQSNQKLKQENLTLRSAAHRSQSLKDLVSACGSGGNTDVAMEGVKSEVETLTPPPSDAGSPSQSSPLSFGSRGSSSGGSDSEPDSPAFDDSQVKAQQLHSHGMLDRSRLALCALVFLCLTCNPLASLFGWGIPSPSAAAGAHHSSGRSMLEAESRDGSNWTQWFLPPLVWLANGLLVLACLALVFVYGEPVTRPHSGPAVHFWRHRKQADLDLARGDFAQAAQQLWLALQALGRPLPTSNLDLACSLLWNLIRHLLQRLWVGRWLAGQAGGLWRDCGLRMDARASARDAALVYHKLHQLHAMGKYTGGHLAASNLALSALNLAECAGDAVSMATLAEIYVAAALRVKTSLPRALHFLTRFFLSSARQACLAQSGSVPLAMQWLCHPVGHRFFVDGDWAVHGAPQESLYSVAGNPVDPLAQVTRLFCEHLLERALSCVAQPSPGAADGDREFSDALGYLQLLNSCSDAVGAPACSFSVSSSMASTTGTDPVAKWWASLTAVVIHWLRRDEEAAERLYPLVEHMPQVLQETERPLPRAALYSFKAARALLDHRKVESGPASLAICEKASGYLRDSLATTPSGSSIDKAMQLLLCDLLLVARTSLWQRQQSPASAQVAHSASNGPQASALELRGFQQDLSSLRRLAQSFRPAMRRVFLHEATARLMAGASPARTHQLLDRSLRRRAGSSGKGGAAAELEPRPTWREHTEALLLASCYLPPAFLSAPGQRVSMLAEAARTVEKLGDHRLLLDCQQMLLRLGGGTTVTSS